In Bacillus sp. KH172YL63, one genomic interval encodes:
- a CDS encoding YokU family protein, with protein sequence MKICEWCEEKTASPFSSDVYWELPDGSRAIQITHVPGLRCSRCDMEYQEELVINEIEDQLMLIDTRAIDKEIEYNNLMAIPRLLKKNYFRF encoded by the coding sequence TTGAAAATCTGTGAATGGTGTGAGGAAAAGACGGCATCCCCCTTCAGCTCAGACGTATATTGGGAGCTTCCCGACGGCTCCCGTGCCATACAGATCACCCACGTTCCCGGCCTCAGATGCAGCCGCTGCGATATGGAATATCAGGAAGAATTGGTCATCAATGAAATAGAGGACCAGTTAATGCTGATTGATACGAGAGCGATCGATAAAGAAATAGAGTACAACAATCTGATGGCCATTCCAAGGTTATTGAAGAAAAACTATTTCCGTTTTTAA
- a CDS encoding PTS sugar transporter subunit IIA, translated as MFKKLFGKKEETPKTIVALAPLTGTVKALEDVPDPVFSQRMMGDGMAIDPTVGKVVSPVDGEIMQLFPTKHAVGIKAKNGAEILIHIGLETVSMEGEGFEAHVSEGSKVKAGDPLISYDLELVKEKAKSTMTPIIITNGDDMNGLVKRELTSVTAGQDEILEISSK; from the coding sequence ATGTTCAAAAAGCTTTTTGGAAAAAAGGAAGAAACGCCTAAAACGATTGTAGCTCTTGCCCCGTTAACTGGTACAGTCAAAGCTCTTGAAGATGTGCCGGATCCGGTATTTTCACAAAGAATGATGGGGGATGGGATGGCAATCGACCCGACAGTTGGGAAAGTCGTTTCCCCTGTGGATGGTGAAATTATGCAGCTCTTCCCGACAAAGCACGCAGTCGGGATCAAAGCCAAAAATGGCGCCGAGATTCTGATTCATATTGGGCTTGAGACAGTCTCAATGGAAGGTGAAGGCTTTGAAGCCCATGTATCCGAGGGATCCAAAGTGAAGGCAGGGGATCCATTGATCTCCTATGATCTTGAGCTTGTAAAAGAAAAAGCCAAGAGTACCATGACGCCGATCATCATCACAAATGGTGATGATATGAATGGTCTTGTGAAGCGGGAACTGACGTCTGTCACGGCAGGTCAGGATGAGATATTAGAGATTTCTTCCAAATAA
- a CDS encoding YjcZ family sporulation protein: MNYGYGCDPCYPGGYAYPVAGINNFALIVVLFILLIIIGAVCYCGR, translated from the coding sequence ATGAACTACGGTTATGGCTGTGACCCATGTTATCCAGGCGGATATGCTTATCCAGTTGCCGGAATCAATAACTTTGCGTTGATTGTTGTATTATTCATCTTGCTGATTATCATTGGAGCCGTTTGTTACTGCGGGAGATAA
- the msrA gene encoding peptide-methionine (S)-S-oxide reductase MsrA — protein MAEYKKATFAGGCFWCMVKPFDEQPGIESVVSGYTGGHVENPSYKDVCSETTGHYEAVQIEYDPSLFPYEKLVELYWQQIDPTDPGGQFFDRGHSYKTAIFYHDEEQKKIAEESKKKLGESGVFKKPIATEILPANVFYPAEEYHQDYYKKNPSHYERYSRGSGRVAFIENHWGEKE, from the coding sequence ATGGCAGAATATAAGAAAGCGACATTTGCTGGGGGCTGCTTTTGGTGCATGGTGAAGCCGTTTGATGAACAGCCTGGCATTGAAAGCGTGGTTTCCGGATATACAGGCGGCCATGTGGAAAATCCATCGTATAAAGATGTGTGCAGTGAGACGACAGGGCACTACGAGGCCGTTCAGATTGAATATGATCCGTCCCTGTTTCCGTATGAAAAGCTGGTGGAATTGTATTGGCAGCAAATTGATCCGACCGATCCGGGTGGACAATTTTTTGATCGGGGACATTCTTATAAGACAGCCATTTTTTATCATGATGAAGAACAAAAAAAGATTGCTGAAGAATCAAAGAAAAAGCTTGGAGAATCGGGCGTTTTCAAAAAGCCGATTGCGACTGAAATATTGCCTGCAAACGTGTTTTATCCTGCAGAGGAGTATCATCAGGATTACTACAAAAAGAATCCATCTCATTATGAAAGATACAGCAGGGGATCCGGCAGGGTGGCGTTTATCGAAAATCATTGGGGGGAAAAGGAATGA
- the ablA gene encoding lysine 2,3-aminomutase, with protein MKMNLYKPKRDWKDIELWKDVTDDQWNNWLWQLTNTIRTLDDLKKVVNLTPEEEEGVRISTKTIPLNITPYYAWLMNEDDPRCPIRMQSVPIGEEIHKTKYDLEDPLHEDEDSPVPGLTHRYPDRVLFLVTNQCSMYCRYCTRRRFSGQIGMGVPKKQLDAAIGYIRETPSVRDVLLSGGDGLLINDQILEYILKNLRDIPHVEIIRIGTRAPVVFPQRITENLCNILKKYHPVWLNTHFNTSIEITEESKKACEMLVDAGVPVGNQAVILAGINDSVPIMKKLMHDLVKIRVRPYYIYQCDLSEGIGHFRAPVSKGLEIIEGLRGHTSGYAVPTFVLDAPGGGGKISLQPNYLISQSAHKVVVRNFEGVISTYPEPDHYVPGRADDYFKEVYHDEDIKEPSIGIAGLMNQTHSSLTPAGLKRLERRKEYEENPEHNSLKDFRGKRDQLKEKKHKAMLEKMNQGKNDEKEANNNGS; from the coding sequence ATGAAAATGAATCTATATAAACCCAAGAGGGATTGGAAGGATATTGAGCTTTGGAAGGATGTTACCGATGATCAGTGGAACAATTGGTTATGGCAGCTGACAAATACAATCCGGACCCTTGATGATTTGAAGAAAGTCGTGAATCTCACGCCCGAGGAAGAGGAAGGGGTAAGGATTTCGACAAAAACCATCCCTTTGAACATCACTCCGTACTATGCATGGCTAATGAATGAAGATGACCCCCGTTGTCCGATCCGGATGCAATCTGTGCCGATCGGAGAAGAAATCCATAAGACGAAATATGATCTGGAGGATCCTTTGCATGAAGATGAGGACTCACCTGTACCAGGACTGACACACAGATATCCGGACAGGGTATTGTTTCTGGTAACCAACCAGTGTTCAATGTATTGCCGGTATTGCACGAGAAGAAGATTCTCCGGGCAAATTGGGATGGGCGTGCCAAAGAAGCAGCTCGATGCAGCCATTGGCTATATTCGGGAGACCCCGAGTGTGAGGGATGTCTTGCTCTCAGGGGGAGACGGCCTGTTGATCAACGACCAGATCCTTGAATACATCTTGAAGAATTTAAGGGATATTCCCCATGTAGAAATTATCCGCATCGGGACAAGGGCGCCCGTTGTGTTTCCACAAAGAATCACCGAGAATTTATGTAATATTTTAAAGAAGTATCATCCTGTATGGCTGAATACACATTTCAATACATCGATCGAGATTACAGAGGAGTCGAAGAAAGCATGTGAAATGCTGGTGGATGCCGGTGTTCCGGTCGGAAACCAGGCGGTCATCCTTGCCGGGATCAATGACAGCGTTCCGATCATGAAGAAGCTGATGCACGATCTCGTTAAAATCCGCGTTCGTCCTTATTATATCTACCAATGTGATCTTTCTGAAGGGATCGGTCATTTCAGGGCACCTGTATCAAAAGGGCTTGAGATCATCGAAGGCCTGAGGGGACACACATCCGGATATGCCGTCCCGACATTTGTGCTTGATGCCCCGGGTGGAGGAGGTAAAATTTCGCTTCAACCAAATTACCTCATCTCACAAAGCGCACATAAAGTTGTCGTGCGGAATTTTGAAGGTGTCATCTCTACGTATCCCGAACCTGATCATTATGTTCCGGGCCGCGCTGATGATTACTTTAAAGAAGTGTATCACGATGAGGACATCAAGGAGCCAAGCATCGGGATTGCAGGATTGATGAACCAGACCCATTCATCCCTGACACCGGCCGGGCTCAAACGCCTCGAACGAAGAAAGGAATACGAAGAGAACCCGGAACATAATTCATTGAAAGACTTCAGGGGGAAGAGAGATCAGTTGAAGGAGAAGAAGCATAAAGCAATGCTTGAAAAGATGAACCAGGGAAAGAATGATGAAAAGGAAGCGAACAACAATGGGTCATAA
- the ablB gene encoding putative beta-lysine N-acetyltransferase: MQTYEHIKQPKIEAVIYKDEYNRRLRVDDFRGNGEILLQYVNALVQTRRYEKVIVKARAGQYPFFVERGYQMEGGVNGYFNGDQAIFMSKFFTDDRRNSAHWGEEDDILHRVQALDRQRMKRPGGIKVADVSHAEQLADLYQEVFKLYPVPLHNPEYVKESMKSGTIFVYIEDGGEIVSAASAEISSTFRNAELTDCATRSSHRKGGNMKLLLTKLEEELLERGVFCAYTIARSLSFGMNAAFHQLGYLYRGRLANNCIIFDKMEDMNIWEKDLSEV; the protein is encoded by the coding sequence ATGCAGACATATGAACATATCAAACAACCAAAAATAGAAGCTGTCATATATAAAGACGAATACAATCGAAGGTTGCGCGTGGATGATTTCAGGGGGAATGGCGAGATTTTGTTGCAGTATGTGAATGCATTGGTCCAAACCCGTCGTTATGAGAAAGTCATCGTTAAAGCCAGAGCAGGTCAGTATCCTTTTTTTGTTGAAAGGGGATATCAAATGGAAGGGGGAGTGAACGGCTACTTCAATGGTGATCAGGCGATCTTTATGAGCAAGTTTTTCACGGATGACAGAAGGAACAGCGCACACTGGGGTGAAGAGGACGATATCCTTCACAGGGTCCAGGCGCTTGACAGGCAGAGGATGAAACGGCCGGGAGGTATAAAGGTAGCTGATGTGTCTCATGCTGAACAATTAGCCGACCTTTACCAGGAAGTGTTTAAGCTTTATCCGGTCCCTCTTCACAACCCTGAATATGTCAAAGAATCAATGAAAAGTGGGACAATCTTCGTCTATATCGAAGATGGGGGTGAAATCGTTTCTGCTGCTTCGGCAGAAATTTCATCCACCTTCAGGAATGCCGAGTTGACGGATTGTGCGACCCGGAGTTCCCATCGGAAAGGGGGAAATATGAAGCTGCTCCTGACGAAACTGGAAGAGGAATTGCTTGAGCGGGGGGTCTTTTGTGCTTATACAATTGCGAGATCCCTTTCATTCGGTATGAATGCAGCGTTTCATCAGCTCGGTTATCTCTACAGGGGGAGACTTGCGAATAATTGCATCATTTTTGACAAGATGGAAGATATGAATATATGGGAAAAGGATTTGAGTGAAGTGTAG
- the msrB gene encoding peptide-methionine (R)-S-oxide reductase MsrB, translating into MKKEELKLMLTPEQYDVTQNNGTEPPFRNEYWNTFDDGIYVDIVSGKPLFSSRDKYDAGCGWPSFTKPIDEAEVSEKEDRSHFMVRTEVRSREADSHLGHVFNDGPGPTKLRYCINSAALRFIPVDRLEEEGYGAYKKLF; encoded by the coding sequence ATGAAGAAGGAAGAATTAAAACTAATGCTTACACCGGAACAATATGACGTGACACAGAATAACGGGACTGAACCTCCATTTCGAAACGAGTATTGGAATACGTTCGATGACGGGATCTATGTCGACATTGTTTCAGGTAAACCGTTGTTCAGTTCTCGGGATAAGTATGATGCCGGCTGTGGATGGCCAAGCTTCACCAAGCCGATCGATGAGGCAGAGGTTTCTGAAAAAGAAGACCGGAGCCATTTCATGGTCCGGACGGAAGTGAGGAGCAGGGAAGCTGATTCACACCTAGGACATGTGTTCAACGATGGACCAGGTCCGACCAAGCTCCGATACTGCATCAATTCTGCCGCACTGCGCTTCATACCTGTTGATCGTTTAGAAGAAGAAGGATACGGTGCGTATAAGAAATTATTTTAA
- a CDS encoding DUF502 domain-containing protein, with protein MKFIVKWFINGVLTIVPIGLVVYVVYKMFIFLDGLLGNVLKPHLDENYIPGIGLLATIVILTLLGFLSTKMFAGTLIKVVDIILHKIPLVKTIYSVIKDTIHSFLGEKKSFSKVALVTMPGTTMKCLGFITTEHLSDLHDGLKDHVAVYIPQTFQVAGITFLIPKADIEILDIKSEEAMKFILSGGMTTKSDKA; from the coding sequence ATGAAATTTATTGTAAAATGGTTCATCAACGGGGTCCTGACTATCGTTCCCATCGGACTCGTGGTCTACGTTGTATATAAAATGTTTATATTCCTTGATGGATTACTCGGGAATGTGTTGAAACCCCATCTTGATGAAAATTATATTCCCGGCATCGGGCTGCTTGCGACAATCGTGATCTTGACCCTGCTCGGATTTTTGTCCACCAAAATGTTCGCAGGAACCCTCATCAAAGTGGTCGATATCATTCTACATAAAATCCCTTTGGTCAAAACAATTTATTCTGTGATCAAAGATACCATTCACTCTTTTCTCGGGGAAAAGAAATCATTTTCCAAAGTCGCCCTTGTCACCATGCCTGGTACGACGATGAAATGCCTTGGCTTTATCACTACAGAACATCTTTCAGATTTACACGACGGTTTGAAAGACCATGTTGCCGTCTATATCCCCCAAACGTTCCAGGTGGCGGGTATCACCTTTTTAATACCGAAGGCAGACATTGAGATCCTGGATATCAAATCGGAAGAAGCCATGAAGTTCATCCTGTCGGGAGGGATGACGACGAAAAGCGATAAGGCATGA
- a CDS encoding peptidase, giving the protein MDIQHLIKGLIEEKKKHAVKLLQRLVQEDSVRGNESSAQAIIIEKCRKLGLTLDIWEIDERELQHHPFYRCDRESFKGNPNVVGVLKGSGGGKSLLLNGHIDVVPEGDRLDWSRDPYSGAVLDGKLYGRGATDMKGGSVALLLAIEVIKDLKVPLKGDIIFQSVIEEESGGTGTLAALLRGYKADAAIIPEPTNLKIFPKQQGSMWFRLNVKGKAAHGGTRYEGVNAIDQAYKVLQELHHLEKRRNDKVDDPLYQHIPIPLPINIGRIESGKWPSSVPDTAVIEGRIGVGPWETMQEVEEEFVQALNGLGVDDDWFKHHPVEIEWFGGRWQPGDLPGDHCLVKELSRCAEIVLKKKPAIEASPWGTDGGILSKGGNIPVVIFGPGTTEVAHDADEYIELERIFQTAEILSLFILNWCNQPS; this is encoded by the coding sequence GTGGACATTCAACACCTCATAAAGGGTTTGATAGAAGAGAAGAAGAAACATGCGGTAAAGCTCCTGCAAAGGCTCGTACAGGAAGATAGTGTGAGGGGAAATGAATCAAGTGCCCAGGCAATCATCATTGAAAAATGCAGAAAGCTGGGATTGACTTTGGATATCTGGGAGATTGATGAGAGGGAGCTTCAGCACCATCCATTTTACAGGTGTGACCGGGAGAGTTTTAAAGGAAATCCGAATGTGGTCGGGGTATTGAAAGGTAGCGGCGGGGGAAAAAGCCTTTTACTCAATGGTCATATCGATGTTGTGCCGGAAGGGGACAGGTTGGACTGGTCCAGGGATCCTTATAGTGGGGCCGTTCTGGATGGAAAGCTGTACGGCCGCGGGGCGACTGATATGAAAGGCGGATCAGTCGCCCTGCTTCTCGCCATAGAAGTGATCAAGGATTTAAAAGTGCCATTAAAAGGAGATATCATATTTCAAAGTGTGATAGAAGAGGAAAGTGGGGGCACCGGAACACTCGCTGCGTTACTGAGGGGGTATAAGGCAGACGCCGCCATCATCCCAGAGCCTACAAATTTGAAGATATTCCCTAAGCAACAGGGCTCCATGTGGTTCCGCCTGAATGTGAAAGGAAAAGCTGCCCACGGCGGGACCAGGTATGAAGGAGTTAACGCGATCGATCAAGCATATAAGGTCCTTCAAGAACTTCATCATTTGGAAAAGCGGCGTAACGACAAGGTGGACGATCCGTTGTATCAACATATCCCCATTCCACTCCCAATCAACATAGGACGTATCGAAAGCGGGAAATGGCCATCCTCCGTCCCGGATACGGCTGTGATTGAAGGAAGGATAGGGGTTGGACCATGGGAAACCATGCAGGAGGTGGAAGAGGAATTTGTCCAGGCGCTCAATGGGCTTGGAGTGGATGATGACTGGTTCAAGCATCATCCAGTGGAAATTGAATGGTTCGGCGGAAGGTGGCAGCCCGGTGATCTCCCAGGTGATCACTGTCTTGTGAAGGAGCTTTCCCGCTGTGCCGAAATCGTATTAAAGAAGAAGCCTGCCATCGAGGCCTCTCCTTGGGGGACTGACGGGGGGATCCTTTCGAAAGGCGGCAATATACCGGTCGTCATCTTTGGACCGGGTACGACGGAAGTGGCCCATGATGCTGATGAATATATTGAACTGGAAAGGATTTTTCAAACAGCGGAAATTCTGTCATTATTTATTTTGAATTGGTGCAATCAACCGTCATAA
- a CDS encoding CoA transferase subunit A, which produces MTNHHNKVSSYEKIADFFQDGMVLMFGGFGGVGSPPTIISHLLKWGTKDLTLIGNDTGFPHIGIGQLVANHRVNKVIASHIGSNPVAGQLMSEGKLEVEFSPQGILAERIRAGGVGLKGIVTDIGVDDPCLNNGKSVVERDGERYLFEPALVAEVGIVYAKRADTFGNLIYDKSARNTNPLVAMASDITIVEAEEIVEYGEMNPEEIITSGVFVDHIVLSKGVDWKWVWEPN; this is translated from the coding sequence ATGACCAATCATCACAATAAGGTGAGCAGCTACGAAAAAATCGCGGATTTTTTCCAGGATGGAATGGTCCTGATGTTCGGTGGTTTTGGTGGCGTCGGTTCCCCGCCAACCATCATCAGCCATCTTTTAAAATGGGGCACCAAAGACCTCACACTGATCGGTAACGATACAGGGTTCCCCCATATAGGAATCGGGCAATTGGTGGCGAACCACCGGGTCAACAAGGTGATTGCATCCCATATCGGTTCCAATCCGGTTGCAGGACAATTAATGAGCGAAGGAAAGCTCGAAGTGGAGTTCTCACCTCAGGGCATATTGGCAGAACGAATCCGGGCCGGCGGTGTCGGATTGAAAGGGATCGTAACCGACATCGGGGTGGATGATCCCTGCTTGAATAATGGGAAGTCTGTAGTCGAACGGGACGGGGAACGCTATCTATTTGAACCGGCTTTGGTGGCCGAAGTCGGAATTGTGTATGCCAAAAGAGCAGATACGTTCGGAAACCTCATTTATGATAAAAGCGCAAGAAATACAAATCCCCTCGTTGCAATGGCCTCAGATATCACCATCGTAGAAGCGGAAGAAATCGTCGAGTATGGTGAAATGAATCCGGAAGAAATCATCACGTCAGGTGTATTTGTAGATCATATTGTGTTATCCAAAGGAGTCGACTGGAAATGGGTTTGGGAACCGAATTGA
- a CDS encoding methyl-accepting chemotaxis protein has product MKKTREKLLKKIPKKKERPKRTMKVPGIFSYFRTIRGKVVLSFGLLTIVLLVLASTSYFNMMKLEREINTLITYDMQVDTKVKDLSKVLNDIEIGEQGFVITGATGFLAPYQNGKGIVEGHIEDLNVLLKDDPEQIDKLDKIEAQYGFWIQFVDRVIETRKDKGLEKAATLVESGTGKKYLDGIRSYVDMIVVDQQKDLNDRIDSLNQQVFLSKIATIGLSAFAVLLAIFFGIILSHTIKTNTRKISRSILEIANAGGDLTKRIHVKSKDELADLAADTNQLIGGIATLVKQVSEMAENVSASSQQLLASAEETSRTITSIAETSSEIATGSEQTTHRMSSSLEKMGSLEEAARFLFHQAELVRETARDMRTVAEKGGHTVQASSQKMMSIEETMSNTSETVEALGQRSSQITTIIGTITDIAEQTNLLALNAAIEAARAGEHGRGFAVVADEVRKLAEQSRQAAKGVTEIVHSIQEEVNIIIKQNSDGVKEVIAGVEITNETNASLEDILNQTSKTSVVVDEMVDHIQETLNLSQEVATSFAHVNEIAAATASNTETTAAASEEGSAAMEQVTASASELSQQAEKLKELISSFKI; this is encoded by the coding sequence GTGAAAAAGACTAGAGAAAAACTACTAAAAAAAATCCCGAAAAAGAAAGAAAGACCAAAAAGGACCATGAAAGTCCCGGGTATATTCTCCTATTTCAGGACAATAAGAGGGAAGGTCGTCCTGTCATTCGGCTTATTGACGATCGTCCTGCTTGTACTCGCCTCTACTTCGTACTTCAATATGATGAAGTTGGAAAGGGAGATCAATACACTCATTACATACGATATGCAGGTCGATACGAAAGTGAAGGACCTCTCTAAAGTACTGAATGATATTGAAATAGGTGAGCAAGGCTTTGTCATCACAGGGGCCACGGGCTTTCTCGCACCGTATCAAAACGGTAAAGGGATTGTCGAAGGTCACATTGAGGACCTGAATGTCCTTTTAAAGGACGATCCGGAACAAATTGATAAACTGGATAAGATTGAAGCTCAATATGGCTTCTGGATCCAATTTGTCGACCGTGTGATCGAAACCAGGAAAGATAAGGGGCTTGAAAAGGCTGCTACCCTTGTTGAATCCGGCACCGGTAAGAAGTACCTGGACGGCATTCGTTCTTATGTAGACATGATTGTAGTGGACCAGCAGAAGGATCTGAATGACCGGATCGATTCCCTCAATCAACAAGTGTTTTTGTCTAAGATCGCCACAATCGGTTTATCCGCATTTGCAGTACTGCTGGCCATCTTCTTCGGAATCATACTGTCCCATACGATCAAGACCAACACTAGGAAAATTAGTCGCTCTATTCTGGAAATAGCGAATGCAGGCGGAGATTTAACGAAGCGCATTCACGTTAAATCGAAGGATGAGTTAGCCGATCTTGCCGCTGATACAAATCAGCTCATCGGCGGGATTGCCACACTTGTCAAACAGGTTTCTGAAATGGCGGAAAACGTATCTGCCAGCAGTCAGCAACTGTTGGCTTCTGCAGAGGAAACTTCCCGGACGATCACATCGATCGCCGAAACGTCCAGTGAAATCGCAACCGGCAGTGAGCAGACGACACACCGCATGTCTTCTTCCCTGGAGAAAATGGGTAGCCTGGAAGAAGCGGCACGCTTTTTATTCCATCAGGCTGAATTGGTCAGGGAAACGGCACGTGATATGAGGACAGTTGCAGAAAAAGGTGGTCATACCGTACAGGCATCTTCTCAAAAAATGATGAGTATAGAAGAAACCATGTCCAACACAAGTGAAACTGTAGAAGCATTGGGACAACGCTCCTCCCAAATCACAACGATTATCGGGACAATCACCGATATTGCAGAACAAACGAATCTTCTTGCACTAAATGCAGCCATCGAAGCAGCCCGTGCCGGTGAGCATGGCCGTGGTTTTGCCGTCGTCGCGGATGAAGTGAGAAAGCTTGCTGAACAATCGAGACAAGCTGCAAAAGGGGTAACGGAAATTGTCCACAGCATCCAGGAAGAAGTCAATATCATCATCAAACAAAATTCCGACGGTGTGAAAGAAGTCATTGCAGGGGTCGAAATCACGAATGAAACCAATGCTTCCCTCGAAGATATTCTTAACCAAACATCAAAGACATCAGTCGTTGTGGATGAAATGGTTGACCATATCCAAGAGACGCTCAATCTTAGCCAGGAAGTCGCCACTTCCTTCGCTCATGTGAATGAAATCGCAGCCGCGACCGCTTCTAATACAGAAACGACTGCAGCGGCTTCTGAAGAAGGATCTGCTGCCATGGAACAAGTGACGGCAAGTGCTTCTGAATTATCACAACAGGCCGAGAAGCTGAAAGAATTAATTTCAAGCTTTAAAATATAA
- a CDS encoding 3-oxoacid CoA-transferase subunit B: MGLGTELKMRLAKRAAKEVKENMIVNLGIGIPSLVPNHLPPQFPVVFQSENGIIGIGPEPPLGEEDENLCNAGGFPVSLMEGGCYTDSCTAFAMIRRGKIDVTILGSLQVSERGDLANWIIPGKKVPGMGGATELASKAKRVIVLMTHLDKNGGSKMVRECTLPLTAKACVSMIITDRAVFTVEHGELILKEIFNPYTLKDIEETTEARFNVSPLLKYIG; the protein is encoded by the coding sequence ATGGGTTTGGGAACCGAATTGAAGATGAGGTTAGCGAAGCGTGCAGCAAAGGAAGTAAAGGAAAATATGATCGTGAATTTAGGGATCGGCATCCCTTCACTCGTCCCCAATCACCTGCCGCCACAGTTTCCCGTTGTGTTTCAGTCTGAAAATGGAATCATTGGAATCGGTCCTGAACCCCCTTTGGGTGAAGAGGATGAAAATCTGTGCAATGCTGGTGGATTCCCTGTTTCATTGATGGAAGGGGGATGTTATACCGACAGTTGTACAGCCTTTGCCATGATCCGCAGGGGGAAGATCGATGTCACGATCCTCGGTTCCCTTCAGGTGAGTGAGAGGGGGGATCTTGCCAATTGGATCATTCCCGGTAAAAAAGTTCCCGGTATGGGAGGAGCTACCGAGCTTGCATCAAAAGCGAAGAGAGTCATCGTCCTCATGACCCATTTAGATAAAAACGGTGGAAGTAAAATGGTCCGGGAATGTACGCTGCCCCTCACTGCAAAAGCCTGTGTATCCATGATCATCACGGATCGGGCGGTGTTCACAGTGGAGCATGGGGAACTCATATTGAAGGAAATTTTTAACCCGTATACGTTAAAAGACATAGAGGAGACGACTGAAGCCAGGTTCAATGTGAGCCCATTGTTGAAATATATTGGGTGA
- a CDS encoding aspartate aminotransferase family protein: protein MLHSHLIKPLIGESYPTIDYGKGVYLYDTEGRVYIDACSGAVTANLGHGMEEILQSIVNQGNKVAFVYRSQFSNQPAEELATFLHEKTGYPWSFFVNSGSEAVETAIKIAIQYWQEKGRSMKRKVLSRWLSYHGITFGALSASGHPARRERFDSFLGDWPTIEPPYCAQCPFGKTHPSCQIACATQLETMINRIGPDNIAAFIAEPVIGAAGGAIAPPKGYYERIRSICDKYEVLFIADEVMTGCGRTGTFMALEQWGVKADIVAIGKGLSAGYAPIAATLISDEVMTPIMNGSKVIMSGHTFSGNPLSASAALSVLKLIDSERIIEDVDSKGTYLRNLIIKLKNEFPFIHDIRGKGLMLGIEFEARGSAFTSHIVQAGVECGILLYPASAGLDGRSGSAIIIAPPLNSSKRELEEIVKRLRTTLQTAIGSWRDHI, encoded by the coding sequence ATGCTCCATTCGCATTTAATAAAACCATTGATAGGGGAAAGCTATCCAACGATTGATTATGGTAAAGGCGTTTATTTATATGACACGGAAGGGCGTGTTTACATTGATGCCTGTTCCGGGGCAGTGACAGCCAACTTGGGACATGGCATGGAAGAGATCCTTCAATCAATCGTCAATCAGGGAAACAAGGTGGCTTTCGTATATAGGTCACAGTTCAGCAACCAGCCTGCAGAGGAATTGGCCACTTTTTTACATGAGAAGACTGGATATCCATGGTCATTTTTCGTCAACAGCGGCTCTGAAGCTGTCGAGACGGCCATTAAAATCGCAATTCAATACTGGCAGGAAAAAGGCCGATCGATGAAGAGAAAGGTGTTGTCAAGATGGCTCAGTTACCACGGCATCACCTTTGGCGCGTTATCGGCTTCAGGTCATCCTGCGAGGAGGGAACGATTTGATTCCTTTCTTGGTGATTGGCCGACCATAGAGCCACCGTATTGTGCACAATGTCCGTTTGGCAAGACCCATCCTTCCTGTCAAATAGCATGTGCGACACAACTTGAAACGATGATCAACCGGATAGGCCCTGATAATATTGCAGCGTTTATTGCAGAACCGGTCATCGGGGCTGCCGGAGGGGCGATTGCGCCGCCAAAGGGTTATTATGAACGGATCAGGTCGATATGCGATAAGTATGAGGTGCTGTTCATTGCGGATGAGGTGATGACAGGTTGTGGACGGACGGGGACATTTATGGCATTGGAGCAGTGGGGGGTCAAAGCTGATATCGTGGCAATCGGTAAAGGACTCAGTGCAGGATATGCGCCAATTGCAGCCACCCTTATTTCCGATGAAGTCATGACACCGATCATGAACGGAAGCAAAGTGATCATGAGCGGCCATACTTTCAGTGGAAACCCTCTGTCAGCCAGTGCAGCGTTATCCGTCCTGAAGCTGATAGATTCGGAACGTATCATTGAAGACGTTGATTCGAAAGGGACCTACTTGAGAAATTTAATTATCAAACTAAAAAACGAATTTCCTTTTATACACGATATAAGGGGGAAAGGGCTGATGCTTGGGATTGAATTTGAAGCCCGCGGATCGGCATTTACTTCCCATATCGTTCAGGCAGGAGTGGAATGCGGGATTCTCTTATATCCGGCGTCAGCCGGATTGGACGGAAGGTCCGGTTCTGCAATCATCATTGCACCACCGTTGAACAGTTCAAAAAGGGAACTGGAAGAGATAGTTAAAAGGCTCAGGACCACGCTGCAAACCGCCATTGGAAGTTGGAGGGATCATATATGA